The genomic segment CTTTCTGGCATCGAGGCTATCCATTCCCAACAATACAGCAACTAAGGCCGCTATAACAGGCTGAGAGTAAATATATATGCTTACAGTGCTTGCCTGAACGTACCGTAATCCCCATCCGTTCAAGAGGTATGCTAAAAATGTTGGGCCAAGTAAAACAAAAAGTATTGAAGCGTAAATCATTGGTGGAATAACTGCCCACCTTGTAGTGGCTAAATCGTAAACACCAAAGGGAAGCAGGGAAATCAAACCAACCACAAAAACACCTTTCATAACAGTAATTGGCCTATACTTTAGCATCAGGGGCTTTACTACCACAAGGTAAAACGCATAGAAAAGAGTATTCAGGAAAAGCAAGGCATTGCCAAGGGTATGGTTCTGCCCAACCTCCAGGGAGCCCTTGCTCAGGATAAGCAAAAGGGCACCCGATGCACCAATAAGCAAACCTGTTACTTTAACAAAATTGATATGTTCCGATAGGACAAAGTATGCAATAAGCATCACCATTGCAGGGTTCAAGGTTGATATGATTGATGACTCGATTGGAGTACTGTAGTTTAACCCATTGAGAAATAGCAGCTGATTAAATGTAATGCCAAACAACCCCGATGCAATAAATCGTGGATAATCAGCTTTGCTTATTCTCTCATCACTCTTGTCAAATATCGAAATAACCCAGAAAAGAAACGAGGCTGTAACCACCCGAAGGAGAGTGAATGCCATGGGCGATAGGTAATTGGGCATAACCCCTTTGGCTATTGAGTAGTTAAGCCCAAACATAATGTTTGCAAGTATTATGGCTAAATGTGACTCGGCTCGCTTATTTTTTGCAATCACCATATACATTAAAAATACAATGCAGTTCGATTTCTAAAACAAAGTAAAGTTTAAAAAAGCAAAACTTACAGAAGGGTTACAAAGTTCATGTTTTTAACCCAATAAACAATTTAGCTTTTAATTAGCCATGATTTAAACCCTAAAACTTTAAATTTGTTAATTATTGCATTTGAAATTAATGCATAAGCAAACCGCCCATATTAAGGAAAACCCTGCACAACGTATAAAGGCAAAACTTGCCCTAATACCGGTTTTGCTTGGGCTGGGAGTAACAGGGGTCTTACTATACAATGAATTTAACCCTAGGGCTTTTGACGTTATAAACTTTACATGGAAATCAGCGTTGTGGCTAATGCTGGCTTGGCTTTTCATGGTTGGTCGCGATTTGGGTTATACCCTCCGGCTAATGATTTTAAGCGATGGTAAATTCCGATTCTGGAAGGCTCTAAGGGTGATAATGCTCTGGGAATTTACCTCGGCAATCACACCATCGGCTATAGGTGGCACCAGCGTGGCAATTGTTTATGTCAATAAGGAAGGTT from the Tenuifilum sp. 4138str genome contains:
- a CDS encoding DMT family transporter → MVIAKNKRAESHLAIILANIMFGLNYSIAKGVMPNYLSPMAFTLLRVVTASFLFWVISIFDKSDERISKADYPRFIASGLFGITFNQLLFLNGLNYSTPIESSIISTLNPAMVMLIAYFVLSEHINFVKVTGLLIGASGALLLILSKGSLEVGQNHTLGNALLFLNTLFYAFYLVVVKPLMLKYRPITVMKGVFVVGLISLLPFGVYDLATTRWAVIPPMIYASILFVLLGPTFLAYLLNGWGLRYVQASTVSIYIYSQPVIAALVAVLLGMDSLDARKITAAALVFAGVYLVSQRPDGWLVRILKRIQRK